A region from the Microcella frigidaquae genome encodes:
- a CDS encoding aminotransferase class IV, whose translation MSDEAAGLHAWTSTGWRTVDWCDPHEGRMLVADSWRVREGRVRGLEQHRARFLGAVADRHPDAEAAVDAALALIPRTGDWFPRIELRERATGPDAGQAGTALALRLRPTPPTRSTAVLATAPHDPRRHPLVKGPDLDALQRLRVVVQPCGADEAVIVDAHGCIVEGAYSGLLWWRGATLVQPDEALARIPSVTVSLVLEAARAAGVPVASERITPAGLADCEVWVLSALHGLRTAISWVDGPSLAAPTRAEDGRRWLASTERPLPTP comes from the coding sequence ATGAGCGACGAGGCCGCGGGTCTGCACGCCTGGACCTCCACGGGATGGCGCACCGTCGACTGGTGCGACCCGCACGAGGGACGCATGCTCGTGGCCGACTCGTGGCGCGTGCGGGAGGGCCGCGTGCGGGGTCTCGAGCAGCATCGTGCGCGGTTCCTCGGCGCGGTCGCCGACCGGCATCCGGATGCGGAGGCCGCGGTCGACGCCGCTCTCGCGCTGATCCCCCGCACCGGCGACTGGTTTCCGCGCATCGAGCTGCGTGAGCGTGCGACGGGACCCGACGCGGGCCAGGCCGGCACCGCCCTCGCGCTGCGACTGCGCCCCACCCCGCCGACCCGCAGCACGGCCGTGCTCGCCACCGCCCCGCACGACCCGCGCAGGCATCCGCTGGTGAAGGGCCCCGACCTCGACGCGCTGCAGCGTCTGCGAGTGGTCGTGCAGCCGTGCGGGGCCGACGAGGCCGTCATCGTGGATGCCCACGGCTGCATCGTCGAGGGTGCCTACAGTGGCCTGCTCTGGTGGCGGGGCGCGACGCTCGTGCAGCCCGATGAGGCGCTGGCGCGCATCCCGAGCGTGACGGTGTCGCTCGTGCTCGAGGCGGCCCGTGCGGCGGGTGTTCCCGTGGCGAGCGAGCGGATCACCCCGGCCGGGCTGGCCGACTGCGAGGTGTGGGTGCTGAGCGCACTGCACGGGCTCCGCACGGCGATCAGTTGGGTCGACGGGCCGTCGCTCGCCGCACCGACGAGGGCGGAGGACGGTCGTCGATGGCTCGCCAGCACCGAGCGTCCGCTGCCCACGCCCTGA